aggtgcaccctagtgattcaggacaagctaaaaacacgattcatggtgtactcgcttattatatacatttttctacattttgaacacaaacaaagttacggatcgagccagaggagcttgattttttttcacagattatcggtctcatattctactgtcaggacataatgacaggtttaacaaatatgtaaaacatattttttttacaaaagttccctacagcacctttaattgctTTACATTGTTAAATCAGAAAGTATTGCAAGTCTCTTTGAGGCAGAATTTTGcatctttaaaattaaaaatcgGCAGGACTTCTGCTCTGGCAGAATGTGAAGAGGCGATAAGTTGAACTGATTTAAAACTCTGTTGGTTAGTTGATTTGTCTCAGTGGGAGAAAAatatcccagcatgctctgcacaCACATTATATACCAGTGACAATCAATGGCAGAATTCAAAGACGAAATGCATGCCAAATTAGATATTAATGTGTAAAAAGCACAACAAATGGATGTGTGAAATATTCCAATAGAAAGGTGACAGGCTGAATGCCCAGTTATTTGTTCAATCCAGGCGCTTTCATAGAACATCAATAAGAAGTCTCAGTCATCATTTATTTTAGTGGTTACAAATATAACCTGAGAATATTACCACCACTGAACATCCTGCTTTTGTGGGAATGATGAAGAAACATGCACATACACCAATACGAGAGAAATACAAAGACAAATACAAGTCAACACCAAAGCTTTGTCAATCAAATGCTTAAAGTAAACATGGAATCTAAatttactaaattatttaaaacattcctGCTTTCAATTACTCatagataaaataacaaaaagcgTCAGATCATGAAGGAATAAAGAGGCATGAATGCTGTTTCACATAGACTTTGAAGTGACTCCGCGGTAACGTTTTTCTCTCTTCTAGGACTTTGCAACTTTAACAGTGTTCTGAGACGCTTCAGTTTAGCAGGATTCTGTTAAAGTGAATCTCTGTCAGCTTCATTCATTATGTGTCAGGTAAGCAAATGCATGAGCAGTTATAGGCTTGTTAGGGCAGTGAGTTTTCTTTATCTGTTGGAAGTCATTAACACAGCACTACATTCATTCTGTTAATTATTAACTAACATCGAACATGATAAAATTAAACAATCTGAAACCGTAGAATACTACAatagttttttcttctttcattgaACATTTAAATCATTGAAAACTAAGTAGGTTGGGCAAGGTGTTAAAAGGGCTTTTTCAGATAAATGGTGTTGGCAAGAAGGAACTACATTTGCAATTAAATAGCAGCTAACTGGAGAATAAAATGAagagattaaaattaaaatccaacTCATCAGAATTGTAATTAGGAAATGAGACATACTCTATCTTCAGTCTAATCAGTGTCTGACCTGAGTAAAACATGCTGTAACAAACACACAACGCAGATATGTACACAACTCTTTATCAAagcatcaaattgaaaaaaaattcttTCCCCATTTTTCTACTAAAAGGACATTTGTTgctttagtgtttttttgttcttttttcatttttatttcatttatctttaCAAACTGGCATAGTATGCAAAGTAAATGTAATTGTCAGGAAGGAAGTTTAGCATTATGCAATTATTGACTACTGTCATACCATTATTCTCCACTTACATTTCTCTCGGATGAAAATAATGAAGCTAGCAAAATGTTGTAAAAGCTTACATCCACATTGTTTCATTAGAGATGTGTGTTTCCTTGTGCTGGTAGTCTCCAGATTCTGGGTCACGTATGTTCACACCTGGTGACCTCGGGAAGCGGTGTTTGCTCCTGCAGCACCCCCTGTGGAGGAGTCTGACCAGATCGACCCAATGCCACAGAGTTCTTCTGTAATTCCACTCCAAACCCAGGTGGGGCGCTCTTCAACTGTCTCCTGTACTGCACAAAGCTGCACGTCTTCAGAACAATGGCGAGGATGTTCTTAGCCATGAGTATCCCAGACACCCTGTTGTCCTTATAAAGGAGCATATTCCCTCCACGGATGAAGAGAGTGATGACGTTAATAGTCACCAAACTCAGAATGGGGTAGAGCATCATCTTGTGAGGACTGATGTTGGTGCCTTGCATGCTGATCTCACTCAGAGACACGCAAGGCAGCACTAAAAGAAGAATATAACAGTAGAAAAACATCAGTCCCTCGGCCCAGAGTGGAAGCCCTTTCTTCTGTGGCTCCCATAGGTTGGCCTGGATGTCCAGAACGTCCAGCAGATCCATCACCACCCAGAACAAACGGTTTCTGATCTCCTCCTTCTTCTTGAAAGCCTTCACATACTCCATGTGGTCGATGGCGACCAGGATCACGAAAAGCGCGGGTATACTGATGGAGAGCAGGAGCGTCAGAGCTTTCCGAGCCAATGCGTCGAGGCTCTTACGGTCAGCCTTGTAGTTCTGGTAAACAAAATACACCTTAATCTCCAAGACAAAGATGTAAAGGAACCAAAGTATCATGGCGTAGCCTCGTTTTGCCATCCTTACTTCAGCCCCGACCCACACTGCCACATACCGCAGCACGATGAGGAAGCAGAGGTCTCCCACCGTCACCATGATGCAGATGCCAATCTTCCGCGGGCCGTGGTTCTGCTCCACCAGGTAGGCATCCATCAGTGCCATGCTGctcatgatgatgatggtggaTAAACAAACATGTGGCTTGTTGGTGGGAGGCGGTGGAACCATCCTGCTGACCTCTTCCCTGAATCAAGAGGACTCAGAGTCTTCTGCTCCTCAATGCTGCTCCCATGGAGCTTCAGGAATCACTAGCTGGACACAAACAAGTCACCAAGATGAAATCTAAATTATGAAACTCTCTTCCCAGATCACTCTGTCTTGACAATAACCTGTCTGATTTGAAATCGCTGATCAAAACTCACTTGTTTTCAGAATTTTTCCTTTCTTAAAAGGTTAGTctgcccaatttgcaaaattatgtcatcaataactcaccctcatgttgttccaaacccgtaagacctccgtttatctttggaacacagtttaggatattttagatttagtccaagagctctcagtccctccattgaagctgtgtgtacggtctactgtccatgtccagaaaggtaagaaaaacatcatcaaagtagtccatgtgacatcagaggggcagttagaatttgttgaagcatcgaaaatacattttggtccaaaactaGCAAAagctacgactttattcagcattgtcttctcttccgagccagataatgactcattcacgagtcaagaaccgtttctgtcagacgcgtccgattcatgaaccgaggagctgatgatactgcgcatgtgtgattcagcgtgaagcagaccgacacacagagcgtctggaaccgaactgattcttttggtgattgattctgaactgattctgtgctagtgttatgagcgcgggtaaaccgaaggcttgaatcatcGGCCACGACGCCATTACTTCgaacgcaaaagaaccggtgaaccattttcttcaaccggtttattgaatcgaactgtcagaaagaactactggtgatccgaaaaccgatgcgaCTGGTTCTTGACTAGAACCGGTTgcaagtcattatctggctcggctccgtgttcatcttcagttctctcttcacagcagttcagtcagtgtactgtttgagtaaatgcattactccgggatattggtttgtttgaactcagagggagtgtcagccacattaaacaaattaacagcttaagtcatttgtggattaatgcgtaatagagacgcgaaccatttaaaacatttcagttctatttggtgaactggttcaaaaacatctggtgactttgttcgcgaaccggatatcacaaactgctttgttttgaactgtcttacaacagacacgaaagaagacaatgctgaataaagtcgtagtttttgctagttttggaccaaaatgtattttcgatgcttcaaaatattctaacggaccctctgatgtcacatggactactctgatgatgtttttcttctctttctggacatggacagtagaccgtacacacagcttcaatggagggactgagagctctcggactaaatctaaaatatcttaaactgtgttccaaagataaacggaggtcttacgggtttaaaacaacatgagggtgagttattaatgacataattttgcaaattgggcgaactaaccctttaagttgacTTCTGTTTACTCTGTCTTATTTTGTATTATCTATATATTACTCTCTGGATGTCCAATGTTTGCTTTACTTTCTGTATTATTGTTTGATGTTATCCTCACatgtataatgtttattgtaaagtgtccttGAGCTCTAGaaaggcactatataaataaaacataaatatttattattataagatGCAAGTACCAATATACGCAAACCATCAAAACC
This window of the Carassius gibelio isolate Cgi1373 ecotype wild population from Czech Republic chromosome B13, carGib1.2-hapl.c, whole genome shotgun sequence genome carries:
- the LOC127970330 gene encoding transmembrane protein 121-like encodes the protein MVPPPPTNKPHVCLSTIIIMSSMALMDAYLVEQNHGPRKIGICIMVTVGDLCFLIVLRYVAVWVGAEVRMAKRGYAMILWFLYIFVLEIKVYFVYQNYKADRKSLDALARKALTLLLSISIPALFVILVAIDHMEYVKAFKKKEEIRNRLFWVVMDLLDVLDIQANLWEPQKKGLPLWAEGLMFFYCYILLLVLPCVSLSEISMQGTNISPHKMMLYPILSLVTINVITLFIRGGNMLLYKDNRVSGILMAKNILAIVLKTCSFVQYRRQLKSAPPGFGVELQKNSVALGRSGQTPPQGVLQEQTPLPEVTRCEHT